Proteins encoded within one genomic window of Lysinibacillus louembei:
- a CDS encoding exonuclease SbcCD subunit D produces MKIFHTADWHLGKLVQGVHMTEDQRFILEQFIAAIDEEQPDVVIIAGDLYDRAIPPVEAVDLLDDILNKITLQRKIPVLAIAGNHDSPTRLRFGQQLMEQAGLHIAGDFSEHQRPVVLNDEHGEVHFHLIPFAEPATVKAVLQDSTILTYDDAMKKTIEQITPTLDANARHVAIAHAFVTPNGEKQENTSDSERPLAIGGSECVDAHYFAPFHYTALGHLHQTHYVLNETIRYAGSPLKYSISEAAHEKGFLIIDLAADGIVTVTKQPLIPRRNLRIVEGTLQEILQHKESEDYVFIRLTDITPVIGAMEQIRTVYKNALHVERKAIVVEREKEQVIMRDQLDERTLFQGFMKEMTGDEPSQYALQLFDEALQELLQEEREEETVE; encoded by the coding sequence GTGAAAATTTTCCATACAGCCGATTGGCATTTAGGAAAGCTTGTTCAAGGCGTTCATATGACAGAGGATCAGCGCTTTATATTGGAGCAGTTTATTGCAGCAATTGACGAAGAACAGCCAGATGTCGTGATTATTGCAGGTGATTTGTATGATCGAGCAATTCCACCAGTAGAGGCGGTCGATTTATTAGATGATATATTGAATAAAATTACGTTGCAACGAAAAATCCCTGTGCTAGCTATCGCAGGAAATCATGATAGTCCAACGCGTCTAAGATTTGGGCAGCAATTAATGGAGCAAGCTGGATTACATATTGCTGGCGATTTTAGTGAGCACCAGAGACCTGTCGTATTAAATGATGAGCATGGTGAAGTTCATTTTCATCTCATTCCGTTTGCTGAGCCTGCAACAGTAAAGGCCGTGTTACAAGATAGCACAATACTTACATACGATGATGCAATGAAAAAAACGATTGAACAAATTACACCAACTTTAGATGCTAATGCACGTCATGTGGCGATTGCTCATGCCTTTGTGACACCGAATGGAGAAAAGCAAGAGAATACGAGCGACTCGGAGCGCCCGCTTGCAATTGGTGGCTCTGAATGTGTTGATGCACATTATTTTGCTCCATTTCACTACACAGCATTAGGGCATTTACATCAGACACACTATGTGTTGAATGAGACGATTCGTTATGCAGGCTCACCACTTAAATATTCTATATCTGAAGCAGCACATGAAAAAGGCTTTTTGATAATTGATTTAGCTGCTGATGGCATAGTAACGGTGACAAAACAGCCGCTTATTCCACGTCGTAATTTACGTATTGTAGAAGGCACATTACAGGAGATTTTGCAGCATAAAGAAAGTGAGGACTATGTTTTCATTCGTTTGACAGACATAACTCCTGTTATAGGGGCTATGGAGCAAATTCGTACCGTTTATAAAAATGCATTGCACGTAGAGAGAAAGGCAATAGTTGTTGAACGGGAGAAAGAACAGGTGATAATGCGTGATCAATTGGATGAACGCACATTATTTCAAGGCTTTATGAAGGAAATGACAGGAGACGAACCTTCGCAATATGCGCTTCAATTGTTTGATGAGGCATTGCAGGAGCTGTTACAGGAAGAGCGCGAGGAGGAAACGGTGGAATGA
- a CDS encoding SMC family ATPase encodes MKPIRLTLQAFGPFKKKEVIDFTELQKHRLFVISGQTGAGKTTIFDGITFALYGVASGQDRKENKSIRSDFAEDDVHTAVELVFEVRGNLYRVKRQLAHIKKGRKTASGEAYEFMRIQENGTEKPAVERQKVTEINKKIEELIGLSYDQFSQIIMLPQGEFRKLLTSQSDNKEAILRKIFKTERYGEIAKKLETKKQDAERLQKMAVARSESYVEQLAGALPERDSQLFERLNGEANLYQIDEALESELQYYEMKAAADEQLYQQAFAKHEQQQKAVLEWQRLNERIAFFEKKQQELINKKADEAIFESKKKEYEAAMKAQQLLPIAEQCTQLKDEVARKSTQLTVLLEKQQQLQQAQQQAYELLQAEKEREEERIAYQQELLQLEKIKPLYEEIMLLTAEVEKKQQELERQQQTIEKNNKQVEKLKLQLNEQQYVIEQQEEQVAALPKLLEQQQRFKEVVALFEKLTDMNRTEQQLTEQLSYIGQKYNDAQMHYDEKMERWLANQAHILALQLVAGEPCPVCGSVEHPAINDNASELIEQPQLQQLKEQANKLHQQFMQLTSAYNLTVQGQEQLYEQLQQLDVEKSEELFYKECYEQNKAEVAQLQQVTQKLTVNRQQLKEWKLTISMLEQTQKDSEQQYQTLKNDFIQQQTVLQQKHLHVPSAMKSLTQLEEIIEHKQQALQTLKRALNKAQQNYDELQAEHMKIAEKHTLSSAHYEELQQKLAAVTTQFNEKREALGFATEEEFIQCCRTQQQIQLLQQEYMTYAKELHALTVFIEQETAQLADAKKADITLATEQLLTYKEAYEEALKTANASKNYQKLCLDYKDKLLQVADEIYALTQTTNEVIMLYNVLRGQNAKKISFERYVQIGYLEQITGAANHRLKHLSNGQYQLVCSSRQESHGRQSGLSLDVYDSYTGQTRDVKSLSGGEKFNASLCLALGMADVIQSFQGNVQIDTMFIDEGFGSLDEEALMRAIDTLIDLQKSGRMVGVISHVAELKAAIPAVLQVEKLKEGFSRTTIKAQGLHPV; translated from the coding sequence ATGAAACCAATTCGTTTAACATTGCAAGCATTTGGTCCTTTTAAGAAAAAAGAGGTCATCGATTTTACAGAGCTACAAAAGCATCGCTTATTCGTCATTTCTGGGCAAACAGGCGCAGGGAAGACGACAATTTTTGATGGTATTACCTTTGCATTATACGGTGTTGCTAGTGGACAAGATCGTAAAGAAAATAAATCGATACGTAGCGACTTTGCTGAGGACGATGTGCATACAGCGGTAGAGTTAGTGTTTGAAGTACGTGGTAACCTATATCGAGTAAAGCGTCAGCTTGCACATATTAAAAAAGGGCGTAAAACAGCAAGTGGAGAAGCCTATGAATTTATGCGCATACAGGAAAACGGTACAGAAAAGCCTGCTGTCGAGCGACAAAAGGTGACAGAAATTAATAAAAAAATTGAGGAGCTCATCGGTTTATCCTACGATCAATTTAGCCAAATTATTATGCTGCCACAAGGTGAGTTTCGTAAGCTATTAACATCACAATCGGATAATAAAGAGGCCATTTTGCGCAAAATTTTTAAGACGGAGCGCTATGGGGAAATTGCAAAAAAGCTTGAAACAAAAAAACAGGACGCAGAACGTCTGCAAAAAATGGCTGTTGCTCGCAGTGAAAGCTATGTTGAGCAGCTTGCGGGAGCATTGCCGGAGCGCGATTCACAGCTTTTTGAACGCTTGAATGGAGAGGCTAATTTATATCAAATAGACGAAGCATTAGAGTCTGAGCTGCAATACTATGAAATGAAGGCAGCTGCTGACGAGCAGCTCTATCAGCAAGCATTTGCCAAGCATGAGCAGCAGCAAAAAGCGGTGCTAGAATGGCAGCGTCTAAATGAAAGAATTGCGTTTTTTGAAAAAAAACAGCAAGAGCTTATAAATAAAAAAGCAGATGAGGCTATATTTGAAAGCAAGAAAAAAGAATATGAAGCTGCAATGAAAGCACAGCAGCTATTACCAATTGCTGAGCAGTGTACACAGCTGAAGGACGAAGTAGCAAGGAAATCAACACAGTTAACTGTATTATTAGAGAAGCAGCAGCAATTGCAGCAAGCACAGCAGCAAGCATATGAGCTATTGCAAGCAGAAAAAGAGCGTGAAGAGGAACGAATTGCTTATCAACAAGAGCTGCTACAGCTAGAGAAAATTAAACCATTATATGAGGAAATCATGCTGTTAACAGCTGAGGTAGAAAAAAAGCAACAAGAGCTTGAGCGTCAGCAGCAAACGATAGAAAAAAATAATAAGCAAGTGGAGAAGCTAAAGCTGCAACTGAATGAGCAACAATATGTGATTGAACAGCAAGAAGAGCAGGTCGCTGCTCTACCCAAATTATTAGAGCAACAGCAACGTTTTAAGGAAGTTGTAGCTTTATTCGAAAAGCTTACAGATATGAATAGAACAGAGCAGCAGCTTACAGAGCAGCTTTCTTATATAGGGCAAAAATATAATGACGCACAAATGCACTATGATGAAAAAATGGAGCGCTGGCTTGCAAACCAAGCGCATATACTCGCATTGCAGTTAGTTGCTGGAGAGCCTTGCCCAGTTTGTGGCAGTGTAGAGCATCCAGCGATTAATGACAATGCTAGTGAGCTCATAGAGCAGCCACAGCTCCAGCAATTAAAGGAGCAGGCGAATAAGCTTCACCAGCAATTTATGCAATTAACATCAGCGTATAACCTCACTGTTCAAGGGCAAGAGCAGCTATATGAACAGCTTCAGCAGCTAGATGTAGAAAAGAGTGAGGAGCTTTTTTATAAGGAGTGCTATGAGCAAAACAAGGCAGAAGTAGCTCAATTACAGCAAGTAACGCAAAAATTAACGGTTAACCGTCAACAGTTGAAGGAATGGAAGCTGACGATTAGCATGCTTGAACAAACTCAAAAAGACAGCGAGCAGCAATATCAGACGCTGAAAAATGACTTCATTCAACAGCAAACAGTATTACAGCAAAAGCACTTGCATGTACCGTCAGCAATGAAGAGCTTGACACAGTTAGAGGAAATAATAGAGCACAAGCAGCAAGCATTGCAGACGCTCAAGCGAGCATTGAATAAAGCACAGCAAAATTATGATGAGCTACAGGCTGAGCATATGAAAATAGCGGAGAAACATACGTTATCATCAGCACACTATGAAGAATTACAGCAAAAGCTAGCAGCAGTGACGACGCAGTTTAATGAAAAAAGAGAGGCATTGGGCTTTGCGACAGAGGAAGAATTTATTCAGTGTTGTCGAACACAACAGCAAATTCAATTATTACAGCAGGAATATATGACTTATGCGAAGGAGTTACATGCTTTAACTGTTTTTATCGAGCAAGAGACAGCACAATTAGCAGATGCCAAAAAGGCGGATATTACATTAGCTACAGAGCAATTACTCACATATAAAGAGGCGTATGAAGAAGCTTTAAAAACAGCGAATGCTTCGAAAAATTATCAAAAGCTTTGTTTAGATTATAAAGACAAGCTATTGCAAGTAGCTGATGAGATTTATGCATTAACACAAACAACGAATGAGGTTATCATGTTATACAATGTATTGCGTGGGCAAAATGCAAAAAAAATCTCCTTCGAGCGCTATGTGCAAATTGGTTATTTAGAGCAAATTACGGGCGCAGCAAATCATCGTTTGAAACATTTATCGAATGGACAATATCAGCTAGTATGTTCAAGTCGTCAAGAATCGCATGGTCGACAAAGTGGATTAAGCTTAGATGTGTATGATAGCTATACAGGGCAAACACGTGATGTAAAATCATTATCAGGTGGGGAAAAGTTCAATGCTTCTCTATGTCTAGCATTAGGGATGGCAGATGTTATTCAAAGCTTCCAAGGCAATGTGCAAATCGATACAATGTTTATTGATGAAGGCTTCGGTTCACTCGATGAGGAAGCTTTAATGCGCGCCATTGATACGTTAATTGATTTGCAAAAATCAGGACGGATGGTTGGAGTTATTTCACATGTAGCAGAGCTAAAGGCAGCGATACCAGCAGTTTTACAAGTTGAAAAATTAAAAGAAGGCTTTAGCCGTACAACGATTAAAGCGCAAGGGTTACATCCTGTATAA
- a CDS encoding DUF4870 domain-containing protein: MEDRRILSALSYLSIFFAPFIAPIIIWLVSQDSDVRRHAKRALISHIIPIGLGLLAGVFFLFTTIFGGAQEDATLFFAGFGGMLLYGLVYLGFVIWNIVQAVLVFRNV, from the coding sequence ATGGAAGATCGTAGAATTTTAAGTGCATTAAGCTATTTAAGCATTTTCTTCGCACCGTTTATAGCACCAATTATCATTTGGCTAGTTTCCCAAGATAGCGATGTTCGCCGTCATGCAAAGCGCGCTCTTATTTCACATATTATTCCAATTGGATTAGGCTTATTAGCAGGGGTTTTCTTCCTCTTTACAACAATTTTTGGCGGGGCTCAGGAAGACGCAACACTATTTTTTGCAGGGTTTGGCGGTATGTTACTCTACGGTCTAGTATATTTAGGCTTTGTCATTTGGAATATCGTGCAAGCTGTACTCGTATTCCGCAATGTTTAG
- a CDS encoding DeoR/GlpR family DNA-binding transcription regulator, translated as MLTVERQRLIRELLKQQDIVTMQELIEITNASESTIRRDLIQLEKAKVLKRIHGGAARLQGKLVEPSVSEKSSKNLSSKKALASFAANLIEDGDCIYLDAGTTVYEMIPYLQAKQVVVVTNSAYHLDLLIENNIKTYLIGGAIKHQTKAMVGQGAVISLEQYRFDKCFIGANGVHLEYGYTTPDPEEAMIKMTAIRLAQEAYVLVDDSKFNEVFFAKIADLREATIITNNIKESLHKALQAKTNVKVVKA; from the coding sequence ATGTTAACAGTTGAACGACAACGCTTGATTCGAGAGCTACTAAAACAACAAGATATTGTTACGATGCAAGAGCTAATCGAGATAACAAATGCCTCTGAATCGACGATTAGGCGAGATTTAATTCAGCTAGAGAAGGCAAAAGTATTAAAGCGTATTCATGGCGGTGCAGCAAGGCTGCAAGGTAAGCTAGTTGAGCCGAGCGTTTCTGAAAAATCCTCCAAAAACCTCAGCTCAAAGAAAGCGCTTGCATCATTTGCTGCAAACTTAATAGAAGATGGAGATTGTATTTATTTAGATGCAGGCACAACGGTTTATGAAATGATTCCATATTTACAAGCGAAGCAAGTAGTTGTCGTAACAAACAGTGCTTACCACCTTGATTTGTTAATAGAGAACAATATTAAAACCTATTTAATTGGTGGGGCAATTAAGCATCAAACGAAGGCAATGGTTGGGCAAGGAGCCGTTATTAGCCTAGAGCAATATCGCTTTGATAAATGCTTTATTGGGGCAAATGGTGTCCATCTAGAATATGGCTACACAACACCAGACCCAGAGGAAGCGATGATTAAAATGACAGCAATTCGATTAGCACAGGAAGCATATGTCTTAGTGGATGATTCAAAATTCAACGAAGTATTCTTTGCTAAAATAGCTGATTTGCGGGAAGCTACGATTATTACGAATAACATTAAAGAAAGCCTGCATAAAGCGTTACAGGCAAAAACAAATGTAAAGGTGGTTAAAGCATGA
- the pfkB gene encoding 1-phosphofructokinase, translated as MIYTMTLNPSIDFIVEVADFEVGILNKIQKEAKFPGGKGINVSQVLKRLGTDNKALGFVGGFTGDYIVDSLKQRGIVTDFVEVQEDTRINIKLKTGQETEINGQGPTIQEPELTALLNKIDALTANDVLVLAGSIPQSLPVTIYETLASIATKKGAKVVADTTGEVLLNVLPNKPFLIKPNHHELGELFDVKIETVEEAVPYGKRLVEMGAQHVIVSMAGAGALLFSKDVALYANVPKGVLKNSVGAGDSVVAGFLSNYFRTGDVQQAFKYGVASGSATAFSPELCTQQEVEELLPQIKLTTM; from the coding sequence ATGATTTATACGATGACATTAAATCCATCTATTGATTTTATCGTGGAGGTAGCTGATTTTGAAGTCGGTATATTGAATAAAATCCAAAAGGAAGCGAAGTTCCCTGGCGGTAAAGGTATTAACGTTTCACAAGTATTGAAGCGACTAGGGACGGATAATAAGGCATTAGGCTTTGTTGGTGGCTTTACAGGTGATTATATTGTAGATTCCTTAAAACAAAGAGGCATTGTCACAGACTTTGTTGAGGTACAAGAGGATACGCGTATTAATATTAAGCTAAAGACGGGACAAGAAACAGAAATTAACGGACAAGGTCCAACAATTCAGGAGCCTGAATTAACCGCATTATTAAATAAGATTGATGCATTAACTGCTAATGATGTGCTCGTATTAGCCGGGAGCATCCCACAGTCTTTGCCCGTAACAATTTATGAAACATTGGCGTCTATTGCAACCAAAAAGGGGGCAAAGGTTGTCGCAGATACAACAGGAGAAGTGCTGCTAAATGTTTTACCAAATAAACCTTTTTTAATTAAGCCAAACCATCATGAGCTTGGTGAGTTATTTGATGTAAAAATTGAAACGGTGGAGGAGGCTGTTCCTTACGGCAAGCGCCTCGTTGAAATGGGCGCACAGCACGTCATCGTGTCGATGGCTGGTGCAGGGGCATTGCTATTCAGTAAAGATGTTGCGCTCTATGCAAACGTGCCAAAAGGTGTGCTGAAAAATTCAGTAGGTGCAGGTGACTCTGTCGTAGCAGGTTTTTTAAGCAATTATTTCCGCACGGGTGATGTGCAGCAAGCTTTTAAGTACGGCGTAGCATCAGGAAGTGCGACCGCATTTTCACCAGAATTATGTACACAGCAAGAAGTTGAGGAGCTACTTCCTCAAATTAAACTAACAACGATGTAA
- a CDS encoding sensor domain-containing diguanylate cyclase has translation MQPLHIYLLVYGIPIFILFIILVILFTKNMTLLENRLLCVITGVLIFAFSGEFARQLIALKYNPLISKAIVGPFIVLAMVGTLHLIYTLVAKNAKIHFRKALYYMLYTPLLVQLFISLSPIAPVQQSYERIGIWTYRIAHSYNIWAHSLTTFTICITLFMFIYGFFKTTISISKQLLLFLATSYTCIVLGYIAVLSLGMNKLIPLPMLLLNFFTVVLLTIGIRKFDLMPSIGQRYRLVFELMPVAITVVDCKLNIIEINDRARRFLASQEACEENLLVAARSEFNQQQIHMLITTIREKQLIHNYIIDLKSRDGSILKVSIDATFITLGIEKYYYIMWREITAEFERENLIKHLAYHDSLTGIYNRAYFVEYVTQHLMLNPTQQNALILLDLNYFKQINDTYGHQIGDFVLQHVANILTLCIPAPHKVARLGGDEFTVFLQTLDHEEELLHYVDTIRQAFKAQPFTHEENISFEVSPSIGYSLAPYEGKSFEELFHVADFSMYADKKRIKTMMKEKQSKNI, from the coding sequence ATGCAGCCACTTCATATATATTTGCTTGTATACGGCATACCTATATTTATTTTATTTATTATCCTTGTTATTTTATTTACGAAAAATATGACATTGCTTGAAAATCGATTACTATGTGTTATAACAGGTGTACTAATTTTCGCTTTTTCAGGGGAATTTGCCCGTCAGCTTATCGCACTAAAATATAACCCATTGATTTCCAAAGCAATTGTTGGTCCTTTTATCGTGCTAGCAATGGTTGGAACGTTACATTTAATTTATACTCTTGTTGCTAAAAATGCCAAAATTCATTTTCGTAAAGCGTTATATTATATGCTCTATACACCATTACTCGTTCAACTATTTATCAGTCTTTCACCAATAGCACCTGTGCAGCAAAGCTATGAACGCATTGGTATTTGGACGTATCGAATCGCACACAGCTATAATATTTGGGCGCATAGCTTAACTACATTTACCATTTGCATCACGTTATTTATGTTTATTTATGGTTTTTTTAAAACAACCATTTCAATTAGCAAACAGCTATTGCTTTTTTTAGCGACTAGTTATACATGCATTGTCTTAGGCTATATTGCTGTTTTAAGCTTAGGCATGAATAAATTGATTCCACTTCCTATGTTATTGTTAAACTTCTTCACTGTTGTCCTGTTAACAATTGGTATTCGAAAATTCGATTTAATGCCCTCGATAGGTCAACGTTATCGTCTTGTTTTTGAGCTAATGCCAGTTGCTATTACAGTTGTTGATTGTAAGCTAAATATTATCGAAATTAATGATCGTGCTCGTCGTTTTTTAGCCTCTCAAGAAGCTTGTGAGGAAAATTTACTCGTTGCCGCTCGTAGCGAATTTAACCAGCAGCAAATCCATATGCTCATTACCACCATTCGAGAAAAGCAGCTCATCCATAATTATATTATTGATTTAAAAAGTCGTGACGGAAGTATATTGAAAGTATCCATTGACGCTACTTTTATAACGCTCGGTATTGAAAAATATTATTATATTATGTGGAGAGAAATTACGGCGGAATTTGAACGGGAAAATTTAATTAAGCATTTAGCCTACCATGACTCATTAACAGGCATATATAACCGTGCTTATTTTGTTGAATATGTTACACAGCACTTAATGCTTAACCCAACGCAACAAAATGCGCTTATTTTGCTAGATTTAAACTATTTTAAGCAAATCAATGATACATATGGACATCAAATTGGTGACTTCGTTTTACAACATGTAGCCAACATTTTAACATTATGTATCCCTGCGCCACATAAAGTTGCTCGCCTTGGCGGTGATGAATTTACAGTATTTCTACAAACTTTAGATCATGAGGAAGAGCTATTACATTATGTAGATACGATACGACAAGCTTTTAAAGCACAGCCCTTTACACATGAAGAAAATATATCATTTGAAGTTTCTCCAAGCATTGGCTACAGTCTAGCACCGTATGAGGGGAAATCATTTGAGGAGCTATTCCATGTTGCCGATTTCAGTATGTATGCGGATAAAAAAAGAATAAAAACGATGATGAAAGAGAAGCAATCTAAAAATATTTGA
- a CDS encoding GGDEF domain-containing protein, whose translation MALLVYILWLPLFYQPLVFFTLNRYTEKNAFRFSLIAYSLFFTAFIFTLFLKDYFPALSILLFMVMTSIIFIVGIAKFELIPSLTSRYQTMFEVSPTAIILLSNEYEVLEYNHHARNTFHATSSRSLLDLLHTIHNQKQGILLMKALKDSKGLSNFILDFENPSTLQTMILVFEATIISVGSDEYYYIMWRDITNDTEKELLAQYLAYHDALTGLHNRAYFVQHVEAFINQSTSTDLHALILIDLNSFKQINDNYGHSVGDLVLQHMASILQFLFKDPHIVARLGGDEYVLFLQNLQSIEELELAIAAIQQRCEADIFHFEDIQITISPSIGHSIYAVDGDTLEQLLHVSHVNMYINKAAIKQQQALLTEKN comes from the coding sequence TTGGCATTATTAGTGTACATATTATGGTTGCCATTATTTTATCAGCCTTTGGTATTTTTCACGCTCAATCGATACACGGAAAAAAATGCCTTTCGATTTTCCCTTATCGCCTATAGCTTATTTTTCACAGCATTTATCTTTACACTTTTTTTAAAAGATTATTTCCCAGCACTTTCTATCCTTTTATTTATGGTTATGACTAGCATTATTTTTATTGTAGGTATTGCGAAATTCGAGCTTATCCCAAGCTTGACATCTCGCTATCAAACAATGTTTGAAGTGTCACCAACTGCTATTATTTTGCTTTCAAACGAGTATGAAGTGCTTGAATATAATCATCATGCACGCAACACGTTTCATGCCACGTCAAGTCGAAGCTTACTTGATTTATTGCATACAATACATAATCAAAAACAAGGTATATTGCTAATGAAAGCTTTGAAGGACTCAAAAGGGCTTAGTAATTTTATATTAGATTTTGAAAATCCTTCAACATTGCAAACGATGATTTTAGTATTTGAAGCAACAATCATTTCTGTAGGCTCTGATGAATACTACTATATTATGTGGCGCGATATAACGAATGATACTGAAAAGGAATTACTTGCACAGTATTTAGCTTATCATGATGCCTTAACAGGTTTGCATAATCGTGCCTATTTTGTACAGCACGTAGAGGCATTTATTAATCAATCGACATCTACAGATCTTCATGCATTAATTTTAATAGATTTAAATTCCTTTAAACAAATTAATGATAACTATGGTCATTCCGTTGGTGATTTAGTGCTGCAGCATATGGCTTCTATTTTACAATTTCTTTTTAAGGATCCACACATTGTTGCTAGGCTTGGCGGAGATGAATACGTACTCTTTTTGCAAAATTTGCAGAGCATAGAAGAGCTGGAGCTAGCTATAGCGGCGATTCAGCAGCGTTGTGAAGCAGATATTTTCCATTTCGAAGACATCCAAATAACTATTTCTCCTAGTATTGGTCATAGCATATATGCAGTAGATGGCGATACACTAGAGCAATTATTACATGTGAGCCATGTCAATATGTATATTAATAAAGCAGCTATTAAGCAACAACAGGCTCTATTAACAGAAAAAAATTAA